One window of Silurus meridionalis isolate SWU-2019-XX chromosome 9, ASM1480568v1, whole genome shotgun sequence genomic DNA carries:
- the ifi44g gene encoding interferon-induced protein 44 isoform X1, producing the protein MEAGLFNYQEPSFTFGQSDPTKVKKDNEKNRRLFNVVKPADESPREENKGRKGPVDIFPNLHLLETPWRSVNWTSESRGELMEKVESYKPAGGAVSRARVLFLGPVGAGKSSFISSVQSIFSGRVLNRAMVGSSSASFTKKLQSFQIRQSGEIPLPMPLVLCDIMGIGEGDSTGLSLYDALCVIKGHVIEGHQFSAEEPVRSDNTEFIKEPSLKDKIHCVVFVVDASKINSYAKGLSSTFQQLREKISSLGVHQVALLTHVDEVCTQTSRDISQVYRSCQVQQLMVKAGALLGMALSYIVPVRNYSSQLDLDDNMDILLLSAVDHILQYTDLYFQDTAVEYKVQLEM; encoded by the exons ATGGAAGCTGGTTTATTCAACTATCAAGAGCCAAGTTTTACCTTTGGTCAGTCAG ATCCTACAAAAGTAAAGAAGGACAACGAGAAGAACAGAAGACTTTTCAATGTTGTAAAGCCAGCAGATGAAAGTCCTCGGGAAGAAAATAAAGGCAGGAAGGGGCCTGTAG ATATATTTCCGAATTTACATCTACTCGAGACTCCATGGAGATCAGTGAACTGGACCTCAGA GTCCAGAGGGGAACTGATGGAGAAGGTTGAGTCATACAAACCGGCCGGTGGGGCTGTGTCCCGGGCCAGAGTCCTGTTTCTGGGTCCCGTTGGTGCAGGAAAGTCCAGTTTCATTAGTTCTGTGCAGTCAATCTTTTCCGGGCGCGTCCTTAACCGGGCCATGGTGGGTTCTTCGTCTGCAAGCTTCACAAAAAAG CTCCAGTCCTTCCAGATCAGACAAAGTGGAGAAATACCACTCCCCATGCCACTGGTCCTGTGTGATATTATGGGGATTGGAGAAGGAGACTCGACTGGATTGAGCCTTTATGATGCGCTGTGTGTTATCAAAGGACATGTGATAGAGGGACATCAG TTCAGTGCAGAAGAGCCGGTCAGATCTGACAACACGGAGTTCATAAAGGAGCCGAGCCTCAAAGACAAGATTCACTGCGTGGTGTTTGTAGTGGATGCGTCCAAAATCAACAGCTATGCGAAAGGACTGAGCAGCACATTCCAGCAGCTCCGAGAAAAAATCAGCAGTCTGG GTGTGCACCAGGTGGCACTGCTGACTCACGTGGATGAAGTGTGCACCCAGACGTCTCGAGACATCAGCCAGGTGTACAGGAGCTGCCAAGTTCAGCAGCTG ATGGTGAAGGCCGGAGCGCTTCTTGGAATGGCCTTATCCTACATCGTACCTGTGAGAAACTACTCCTCCCAGCTGGATCTCGATGACAACATGGACATCTTACTGCTCAGTGCTGTCGATCACATCCTGCAGTACACTGATCTGTACTTCCAGGACACTGCTGTGGAATATAAAGTTCAGCTAGAAATGTAG
- the mfsd14a1 gene encoding MFSD14 family MFS transporter yields MTQSKKKKRVNRSLLLAKKIIIKDGGTPQGFGSPSVYHAVIVIFLEFFAWGLLTAPTLGVLHETFPKHTFLMNGLIQGVKGLLSFLSAPLIGALSDVWGRKSFLLLTVFFTCAPIPLMKISPWWYFAVISVSGVFAVTFSVVFAYVADITQEHERSMAYGLVSATFAASLVTSPAIGAYLSRAYGDSLVVVLASAIAMLDICFILVAVPESLPEKMRPASWGAPISWEQADPFASLKKVGQDSTVLLICITVFLSYLPEAGQYSSFFLYLRQIMGFSSESVAAFIAVLGLLSIVAQTVVLSLLMRSIGNKNTILLGLGFQILQLAWYGFGSEPWMMWAAGAVAAMSSITFPAVSALVSRTADPDQQGVGQGMITGIRGLCNGLGPALYGFIFYIFHVELDEVPDGGEDVERHTQLHQQSAIIPVLHFFSERAQCCWRSSWRYSSLNTHRWAADRAAGRNTHRLTGTSTALSLRRLKSLCCRTPTCERKP; encoded by the exons ATGACACAGAGCAAAAAGAAGAAACGGGTGAATCGCAGTCTGCTGCTGGCCAAGAAAATCATCATCAAGGATGGCGGAACG CCGCAGGGTTTTGGGTCCCCAAGTGTTTACCATGCTGTCATCGTCATATTCTTGGAGTTCTTCGCTTGGGGATTGTTGACTGCACCCACACTGGGG GTTCTTCACGAAACATTTCCAAAGCACACGTTTTTGATGAATGGCCTCATACAGGGAGTTAAG GGTCTGTTGTCGTTTCTGAGCGCTCCTTTGATCGGCGCTCTGTCTGACGTCTGGGGCAGGAAGTCGTTTCTCCTTCTGACCGTTTTCTTCACGTGTGCTCCCATCCCTCTGATGAAGATTAGCCCATG GtggtattttgctgttattTCGGTGTCGGGAGTCTTTGCTGTGACATTCTCTGTGGTTTTTGCGTATGTGGCTGATATCACACAGGAGCATGAACGCAGTATGGCATATGGCCTG GTTTCAGCCACTTTTGCGGCGAGCCTGGTGACCAGCCCAGCCATCGGTGCCTACCTCAGCCGAGCGTACGGAGACAGTCTGGTGGTGGTTCTAGCATCAGCGATCGCCATGCTGGACATCTGCTTCATCCTAGTGGCTGTTCCTGAATCACTACCAGAGAAAATGAGACCGGCGTCATGGGGAGCACCGATCTCCTGGGAACAGGCTGATCCCTTTGCC TCCCTGAAGAAGGTGGGTCAGGACTCCACAGTGCTCCTCATCTGTATTACAGTATTCCTGTCATACCTTCCGGAGGCTGGCCAGTACTCCAGCTTCTTTCTCTACCTGCGACAG ataaTGGGCTTTTCATCTGAAAGTGTTGCTGCTTTTATAGCTGTACTAGGATTACTTTCAATTGTTGCACAG ACTGTAGTGTTAAGTTTACTAATGCGTTCCATCGGGAACAAGAACACGATCCTGCTGGGTTTGGGCTTCCAGATCCTCCAGCTGGCGTGGTACGGGTTCGGTTCCGAGCCGTG GATGATGTGGGCTGCAGGTGCTGTAGCGGCCATGTCCAGCATCACTTTCCCAGCTGTAAGTGCACTAGTGTCCCGCACGGCAGACCCGGACCAGCAAG gtgtGGGCCAGGGAATGATAACAGGAATCCGTGGTCTGTGTAATGGACTCGGCCCGGCTCTTTATGGCTTCATCTTCTACATTTTTCACGTGGAGCTGGACGAGGTTCCTGACGGAGGGGAAGATGTCGAGCGTCACACTCAGCTTCACCAGCAG AGTGCTATAATTCCGGTCCTCCATTTCTTTTCGGAGCGTGCTCAGTGCTGCTGGCGCTCCTCGTGGCGTTATTCATCCCTGAACACACACCGCTGGGCAGCCGATCGGGCAGCTGGAAGAAACACGCATCGGCTCACGGGCACCAGCACAGCGCTCAGCCTCCGGAGGCTAAAGAGCCTCTGCTGCAGGACACCAACGTGTGAAAGAAAACCCTAA
- the ifi44g gene encoding interferon-induced protein 44 isoform X3, translating to MEAGLFNYQEPSFTFGQSDIFPNLHLLETPWRSVNWTSESRGELMEKVESYKPAGGAVSRARVLFLGPVGAGKSSFISSVQSIFSGRVLNRAMVGSSSASFTKKLQSFQIRQSGEIPLPMPLVLCDIMGIGEGDSTGLSLYDALCVIKGHVIEGHQFSAEEPVRSDNTEFIKEPSLKDKIHCVVFVVDASKINSYAKGLSSTFQQLREKISSLGVHQVALLTHVDEVCTQTSRDISQVYRSCQVQQLMVKAGALLGMALSYIVPVRNYSSQLDLDDNMDILLLSAVDHILQYTDLYFQDTAVEYKVQLEM from the exons ATGGAAGCTGGTTTATTCAACTATCAAGAGCCAAGTTTTACCTTTGGTCAGTCAG ATATATTTCCGAATTTACATCTACTCGAGACTCCATGGAGATCAGTGAACTGGACCTCAGA GTCCAGAGGGGAACTGATGGAGAAGGTTGAGTCATACAAACCGGCCGGTGGGGCTGTGTCCCGGGCCAGAGTCCTGTTTCTGGGTCCCGTTGGTGCAGGAAAGTCCAGTTTCATTAGTTCTGTGCAGTCAATCTTTTCCGGGCGCGTCCTTAACCGGGCCATGGTGGGTTCTTCGTCTGCAAGCTTCACAAAAAAG CTCCAGTCCTTCCAGATCAGACAAAGTGGAGAAATACCACTCCCCATGCCACTGGTCCTGTGTGATATTATGGGGATTGGAGAAGGAGACTCGACTGGATTGAGCCTTTATGATGCGCTGTGTGTTATCAAAGGACATGTGATAGAGGGACATCAG TTCAGTGCAGAAGAGCCGGTCAGATCTGACAACACGGAGTTCATAAAGGAGCCGAGCCTCAAAGACAAGATTCACTGCGTGGTGTTTGTAGTGGATGCGTCCAAAATCAACAGCTATGCGAAAGGACTGAGCAGCACATTCCAGCAGCTCCGAGAAAAAATCAGCAGTCTGG GTGTGCACCAGGTGGCACTGCTGACTCACGTGGATGAAGTGTGCACCCAGACGTCTCGAGACATCAGCCAGGTGTACAGGAGCTGCCAAGTTCAGCAGCTG ATGGTGAAGGCCGGAGCGCTTCTTGGAATGGCCTTATCCTACATCGTACCTGTGAGAAACTACTCCTCCCAGCTGGATCTCGATGACAACATGGACATCTTACTGCTCAGTGCTGTCGATCACATCCTGCAGTACACTGATCTGTACTTCCAGGACACTGCTGTGGAATATAAAGTTCAGCTAGAAATGTAG
- the ifi44g gene encoding interferon-induced protein 44 isoform X2, protein MEAGLFNYQEPSFTFDPTKVKKDNEKNRRLFNVVKPADESPREENKGRKGPVDIFPNLHLLETPWRSVNWTSESRGELMEKVESYKPAGGAVSRARVLFLGPVGAGKSSFISSVQSIFSGRVLNRAMVGSSSASFTKKLQSFQIRQSGEIPLPMPLVLCDIMGIGEGDSTGLSLYDALCVIKGHVIEGHQFSAEEPVRSDNTEFIKEPSLKDKIHCVVFVVDASKINSYAKGLSSTFQQLREKISSLGVHQVALLTHVDEVCTQTSRDISQVYRSCQVQQLMVKAGALLGMALSYIVPVRNYSSQLDLDDNMDILLLSAVDHILQYTDLYFQDTAVEYKVQLEM, encoded by the exons ATGGAAGCTGGTTTATTCAACTATCAAGAGCCAAGTTTTACCTTTG ATCCTACAAAAGTAAAGAAGGACAACGAGAAGAACAGAAGACTTTTCAATGTTGTAAAGCCAGCAGATGAAAGTCCTCGGGAAGAAAATAAAGGCAGGAAGGGGCCTGTAG ATATATTTCCGAATTTACATCTACTCGAGACTCCATGGAGATCAGTGAACTGGACCTCAGA GTCCAGAGGGGAACTGATGGAGAAGGTTGAGTCATACAAACCGGCCGGTGGGGCTGTGTCCCGGGCCAGAGTCCTGTTTCTGGGTCCCGTTGGTGCAGGAAAGTCCAGTTTCATTAGTTCTGTGCAGTCAATCTTTTCCGGGCGCGTCCTTAACCGGGCCATGGTGGGTTCTTCGTCTGCAAGCTTCACAAAAAAG CTCCAGTCCTTCCAGATCAGACAAAGTGGAGAAATACCACTCCCCATGCCACTGGTCCTGTGTGATATTATGGGGATTGGAGAAGGAGACTCGACTGGATTGAGCCTTTATGATGCGCTGTGTGTTATCAAAGGACATGTGATAGAGGGACATCAG TTCAGTGCAGAAGAGCCGGTCAGATCTGACAACACGGAGTTCATAAAGGAGCCGAGCCTCAAAGACAAGATTCACTGCGTGGTGTTTGTAGTGGATGCGTCCAAAATCAACAGCTATGCGAAAGGACTGAGCAGCACATTCCAGCAGCTCCGAGAAAAAATCAGCAGTCTGG GTGTGCACCAGGTGGCACTGCTGACTCACGTGGATGAAGTGTGCACCCAGACGTCTCGAGACATCAGCCAGGTGTACAGGAGCTGCCAAGTTCAGCAGCTG ATGGTGAAGGCCGGAGCGCTTCTTGGAATGGCCTTATCCTACATCGTACCTGTGAGAAACTACTCCTCCCAGCTGGATCTCGATGACAACATGGACATCTTACTGCTCAGTGCTGTCGATCACATCCTGCAGTACACTGATCTGTACTTCCAGGACACTGCTGTGGAATATAAAGTTCAGCTAGAAATGTAG